ATGAAATTTTTCTTTTATTTAAAGTCTTGGTTAAAGAACCTTTTGTAACAGAAAAATTATCTGGATTAGGATTGCTTTGCGATACTCGTCCTGTCCAATATAAACCCGCATATACAACTTTTGCACAACTTGAAGCGATACCATTATCAGTCGGTAATACTAATGTTGATGAGGATGAATTTAAAGTATTTGGATCACCGTCAATGTCAACATACTTCATAGTATTGTTTCCATTGGTTTTTGAATCTGTATAATCTTGAAGTGTTAAATTAGTATTACCCATCATGGTAAAATTTCCTTTAACATTATACGTCTTTTTCGAAGGAGTAAATGAAGAAGTTCGTTCCTTAAACGGAACCATAACTTGCGCATTTGATGTAAAATAGCTTCCTAGTATAAAAAATAATATAAATAAATAGTTGATTTTATTTGCTATTATATAATGAGAGTAGTTTTTTTTCATAACGATAACTTTTAATGGTGATTTATCAGATGATCAATTTATCCTCCAATTGATATTTTGTAAATAATCGTGTATTGTGGATTAGGATTTTGTATCAATTGATTGATATTCATTTCGTTAGTCTGAATGTTTGATAAAATATAGATGTATTTTAATTTGTTGAAACCTGAAAACTGTGATAAATCGATAGTTTTGCTTAAATCTGAAATAGAATTAATCTCAATAGTGACTATTTCAATATCATTTTTTAAAGTTGCTGATGAACCAATCGTACTTATTGAATTGATTTCTGTAAAAAAAGAAGTTGGTTTTTCTCCATATGTTTTTATTTCCCCTGAAAAAAAATAGACAGCTGATTGTAGATCATATAATAAATGTTCTAATTCAGTTGCACTAGCATTCTGCCCAGATGCCTTTAAATTCTGTATGTAAGAATCAGATGGAATGGATTGAGAATAAATAGTTGTACTATATAACACAAAAGCAATAAAAGGTAATATGCTTTTTAACGAAAAAGATAATCGGTTGTAAACTGCGATTATGTGTTCGGATTGCTTAAAAATTTGATTTGGGATATTTGTTTTCATACAATCAGGATTTTAATTTTTTGTAAAATATTTTGATATAAAAAGTTGTTTCATAATTTAATTTTAAATCATATTTTTCAATTTTGAAAAAAAAGTAAGAATATAAAGTTAAATGCAAGGAGTTGATTTGGTGCTTTTTATCTGTAAAAAACCTAAATAATCGATGAAAGGACGTTTTTAGTTAAAAAAAATAAAAAATTAGTATATTTTTAACTAATGTTTGTTAACATGTGTTTGATTTTGTGTTAATTAGGTTTGGTATTTTTTAATTTGTCTTAATAACTTTTTTGGGATAACAATTTGAAAATGTTTTTTATATAAAAGTTTAAAAAATAAGATGATAAACTTTTCTTTTGTAAATTGTAGCTTAAATATTGGATGCTTTGTAAAACCAATTAAGAAAAGATACTCTACTATGAAAAATTTAATATTAATTAGACATGCAAAATCAAGTTGGGAAGCTCCATTAAAAGATTTTGACAGACCTTTAATTAAGAATGGTATTCTTGATGCTCATTTGGTTTCTTCGAATATATCTGATTTTATTCCGAAAACGTATCTAATTTGGAGTAGTCCTGCCAGAAGAGCTTCTGATACAGCACTTATTTTTGCTCAAAATATAGTATATCCAATTGAAAGTATCGTTTATAAAAAGGAACTGTATACATTTGATGAAAACCAATTGGAAAAAGAGATTAAATTATGTGATAATAGTTTTGAAAGTGTTATTCTTTTCGGACATAACGAGGCTATTACAAATTTTGTTAATAAATTTGGAGATGTTTTTATAGAAAATGTTCCCACCTCCGGATTTGTATCTTTACAATTTGATACCGACAGTTGGGTGAATATCAATAAAGGCAAAACCAAAAAAACAGTATTCCCAAAAGATTTAAAATAAAAATTGTGTTAGAACAAAAATATATTGACAGAGAAAAAAGCTGGTTGGCTTTTAATGCAAGAGTACTTCAAGAAGCGTCAGATGAATCAGTACCACTTTTAGACAGACTTCGATTTTTAGGGATTTTTTCTAATAATTTAGATGAATTTTTTAGAGTTCGTTTCGCTGCAATCAGACGATTAAGTTTAACAGGAATATCAGGTGAAAAGTATCTTGGAGGCGTTTCTGCACAACAATTGCTTAAAGATATTACTGAAATAGTTATTAATCAACAAGCAGAAAGTTTAGAAATTCTTAGTGATATAGAAGCTAAGCTTGAAACTGAAAACATATTTACAATTGATGAAAATAATGTTTCGGCAGAGCAGAGAAATTTTATAAAAGATTTTTTTGTTCAAAAAGTTAGCCCGGAATTAGTTACAATTATCCTTAATGATTTGGCACAATTTCCATTATTGAAAGATACTTCAGGATATTTGGCTGTTAAATTAGTGATGAATAGTAAGGATAAAGCAGTTTCTTTAAATGAAACTAAACCAAAATTAGAAGTTCGCTATGCAGTAATCGAAATTCCAAAAACAATCAACCGATTCGTAGTTTTACCTTCCGAAAATGAAAAGCAATATGTAATCATGTTAGATGATGTAATCCGACTTAATTTAAGCAGGATTTTTGACATTTTTGATTACGAAAGTGTTTCGGCACACATGATAAAAATTACAAGAGATGCACAATTAGACATCGACAGTGATTTGAGTAAAAGTATGCTTGAAAAAATTGCTACAAGTGTAAAAGATCGAAGAATTGGGGAGCCGGTTCGTTTTATTTATGATCAATCTATAGAAAAAGATACTTTAAAATATTTCCTTTCCAATATGGGAATTGATGCCACCGATAGTATAATTCCAGGTGGAAGATATCATAACAGGAGAGATTATATGGATTTTCCAAACCTTGGGAGATTCGATTTATTGTATAAAAGTAATCCACCTTTGCAAATTCCAGGATTGAGTTTGGATGAAAATATCATGAAAAAAATTGCCCTGAAAGATTACATGATTCATGCGCCATACCAATCTTATTCGTATGTTATCAAGTTTTTGCGCGAAGCAGCTTTGGATCCAAAAGTTACTTCTATAAAAATTACATTGTATCGATTGGCCAAAAATTCACAGATTATTAGTTCGCTTATAAATGCGGCCAAAAATGGTAAAAAAGTAACTGTTCAAATAGAATTGCAAGCTCGTTTCGATGAAGCCAGCAATATATCGTATGCGGAACAAATGCAAACCGAAGGAATTGAACTCATTTTTGGAATTAAAGGATTAAAAGTACACAGCAAAATTTGTGTAATCGAAAGAATTGAAAACAAAAAAGTGAAGCGTTACGGGATTATTTCCAGCGGAAATTTCAATGAGACAACAGCAAAATTTTATACAGATGTAACCCTTTTTACCTGCCATCAAAAAATTCTAAAAGACATTTCTAAAATTTTTGATTTTTTCGAAATAAACTATAGAATACATCGTTACAAACATCTTATTGTTTCACCTCATTACACCAGAACTCGTTTCTACAAAATGATTGACAGAGAAATTGTTCACGCAATAGCAGGTAGAAAAACATATATGAAATTGAAAATGAACAGTTTGTCTGACTTTGATATGATTGATAAATTATATGAAGCCAGTAGAGCAGGGGTGAAAATACAACTCGAGGTGAGAGGAATTTGCTCGTTAATTCCAGGAATTACTGGAATGAGCGAAAATATAGAAGCCATAAGTATCGTTGATAATTATTTAGAACATTCAAGAATTTATATTTTTGGAAATGCTGGACTAACCGAAGTTTATATTTCTTCGGCAGATATTATGACCAGAAATATAGACGGAAGAGTTGAAGTGACTTGCCCAATTTATGATCAGGACATCAAACAAGAATTAATAGATATTTTTGATTTAGCATGGAAAGGCAATGTTAAAGCCAGATATCATTCTCATAAATTAGACAATAAATACAGAGAAAGAGGAGATAATCCTGTTTTTAGGGCTCAATTAGAAACCTATAAATACTATCAAAATAAAATAACCGTAGAAGAGGAAATCGTTTAATTCTAAATTTGGTTTTTGGAAAAACGTTTATCAAATAAAGGAATTAACAAATCAACGAATCATCAGGAAATGATAAAAATAAAAAAATATGCAGCAATTGATATTGGATCTAACGCGATGCGTTTATTGATTGCAAATATTGTGGAACAAGACGGTAAAGAAACACAATTTAGTAAAAGTTCTTTGGTTCGTGTCCCAATCCGTTTAGGACAGGATGCCTTTACTGTTGGTGCAATTTCCGAAGAAAATATAGAAAGAATGTGTGATGCTATGAAAGCTTTTAATCTGTTGATGAAAGTGCATAAAGTAGAGCGTTATATGGCATTTGCAACTTCAGCAATGCGTGAAGCTTATAATGGAAAGGAAGTTGTAGCAATCATCAAGAAAAAAGCCGATATAAAAATTGAAATTATTGACGGAAAAAAAGAAGCTGCCATTATTGCGTCAACTGATTTACATCATTTGCTGAAAACAGACAAAACCTATCTTTTTGTAGATGTTGGTGGTGGAAGTACGGAGTTTACTTTATTTTCGAATGGTAAAATGATTATTTCCAGATCTTTCAAAGCTGGAACGGTACGATTGCTGAATAATATGGTTTGTGATGTGGTTTGGGATGAAATAGAAAAATGGATTAAAACAAATACCAGTGATTATGACGAAGTAACATTGATTGGTTCCGGTGGAAATATCAATAAATTATTCAAAATGTCTGGTAAGCAACAAGAAAAGCCATTGTCTTACATCTATATTAACTCGCAATATGCTTTTTTGAATTCACTTACTTACGAACAACGAATTGCAGAATTAGGTTTGAATTCAGATCGTGCCGATGTAATTATACCTGCAACACGAATTTATCTTAATGCAATGAAATGGAGTGGCGCCAGAAATATTTATGTGCCAAAAATAGGTTTAGCAGATGGAATTGTAAAAGCCATGTATTATGGAAAAATTTAAAAAGCCCGTTTACAGTTGATTTTTAGACCGAAAAATAAATAGTATTTTACTCAAAATTATTCATAGACTCAATTAAAAACAAAACGTTTTTTAATTGAGTTTATGCATTAATATCTAATCCAAAAGTAGTTCTCAAGAGTTCTATATTAGGATTTATTTCATGTAATCTGTTGTAGCGATCCTGGTCATTGAAACTTCTTTTACTTTCAAAACTTTCGTTTACTATTACTTCAATAGTAATGTCATGATTGTGTAAATGTCCTTTTAAATATCCTAAAAGCCCATTAAGTTCACTTTCAAAATCTAATTTTGAACCTTCATTTGGGAGTTCAATCGATATGGCGGTTCCGTTTAATTTTGGATCATTAATTAAGAGTAACGACTCCATAATTTTATATCCTTTATCGCCCAAACGTTGCGCATATTTGTTCCAATGCAGTAACATTTCAGTTTCCGAAAAAGCTTCTGTAGGTAAATGAGTGACTTCTTTTACAATGCCTTTATTATTTTCTTCTAATGCTTTTTTAGCACGAATACTAGACAAAGAAAGCGCTGAAATTTTTGTCCCATTGTCGTCCAAAGGGTTGTATTGAGGAATAATTGGAGTAACCGGAATAGGTTTTTGAATTTCAATAGCTGGAGTTTCAGTCCCTTTTTCTGCAACTTTAGTTGGAGTTTCTTCTTTGACAGCAGGTTTACTTTCAACTATAGAATAATCATTCCTTCTGTAATAAGTGGGCGGAATTATATATTGCTCAACTTTTTTTTTTCTCCATCAAAAGTGATAGAGGCAAGTTGCATCAAGCAAAGTTCAACGAGTAATCGCTGGTTTTGACTGACTTTATATTTCAAATCGCAATCATTTGCAATTTCAATACCTTTCAATAAAAAATCCTGGCTACATTTTTGAGCTTGTATTCCGTACATTTTTTGAGCTTGTTCACCAACTTCTAATAAAGAAAGTGTTGAAGGCGTTTTGCTGACTAATAAGTCTCTAAAATGAGACGCTAATCCGGATACAAAATGATGTGAATCAAAACCTTTTGATAAAATGTCATTGAAAGCCATCAGTAGTTCCGGAATTTTATTTTCTAGAATCAAATCCGTTACATTGATGTAGGTTTCATAGTCTAAAACATTCAAATTCTCAGTAACCGCTTGGCGTGTCAGGTTGCTTCCGCAAAATGAAACTACTCTGTCAAAAATTGACAACGCATCTCGCATGGCACCATCTGCTTTTTGAGCGATAATATGCAAAGCATCATCTTCATAATTGACTCCTTGACTTTCTGCTACATCGGCCAGATGTTCTTTAGCATCTTTTACAGTAATTCTTTTGAAATCAAATATTTGACAACGGGATAAAATCGTTGGTATAATTTTGTGTTTTTCGGTCGTAGCCAAAATAAAAATGGCGTGTTTTGGTGGTTCTTCCAATGTTTTCAAAAAAGCATTAAAAGCTGCCGAAGACAACATATGCACCTCATCAATAATATATACTTTGTATTGTCCGGTTTGCGGTGGAATTCGAACTTGGTCAATTAAATTACGAATATCATCAACAGAATTGTTTGAAGCTGCATCTAATTCGAAAACATTAAACGCAAAATCTTCATTTGGATCATCGTATCCGGGCTGATTTATTTTTCGAGCCAAAATACGGGCACAAGTTGTTTTACCCACACCACGAGGTCCTGTAAATAATAAGGCAGAAGCAAGGTGGTTGCTTTCTATGGCATTCAATAAAGTATTGGTAATGGCTTTTTGTCCCACAACATCTTTAAATGTTTGAGGACGATATTTACGAGCCGATACTACAAATTGTTCCATTAGAATTTTATTGGTTGACAAATATAGCAGGAAATAATCCAAATGCCAAAAAACAAATCCCAAAATCAATAATCATTATATTTTAAAATTTCCAAGCAATTATTTTCAACTGCTCATGCTTAATTTATTTAAAACAATCGTAGTTTCATCATCGGAATTTGCTGAAAATCCAGCTACAAAAACTCCTTTTTTACCAAAAACGGATTCTATCCCATACACCACAGATTCTTCATCGGGATCCGTATCTCCTTCATAGCGGTATATGTGTTTTACCTCATAATTTTGCGGATTTATTTTAATATCTTGTTGATGAAGGTTGAAATCATAGGTAAAACCCTTTTCATTCAAATCTTCTAAAGCTTCTAAAACTGTGGTATAATGATAGGTTGGTTTCATAATTAATGGAGATTAATTGTTTGATAATAAAGTTAAATAATTTATTATCAAGTAATTGCAAAACTATTGTTAAAGTAAATACACGAATCTTGGCAACCAATGATTAATATTGTAAGTTTGCGCCGCAGACCGCCTTATCGTCGTTCGCTTACAGCGAAGGGAGGAAAGTCCGGACACCATAGGGAAGCATAGCGGGTAATACCCGTCGGTTCGAGTAATCGGATTAGGACAAGTGCAACAGAAAGTATGTACAGATAATGCTGTAGTGAAACCAGGTAAACTCTATGCGGTGAAATATCAAGTATATCAGCATTTAAGGGCTTCTCGTCCGTTGCTGAAGGGTAGATAGCTTGAACTTACGAGTAATTGTAAGTCTAGATAAATGATAAGGCTCCGATTTTTCGGAGACAGAATCCGGCTTATAGGTCTGCATTTTTTTAATTCTTAATAGAACTTCCAGTCGCTTTTTTTGTGTTTTTCTTTCAAAAGATTTCCTTTTGTATATTTCCTTAATCTAAAATCTAAACTGCATATTAGTAAAATTTTTATTTTTACTTTATTTTAGGTATCCGGATAGCTTTTATAATTTAAAGTCATTTGTTTTAAATTATGAGTAGTATTATGAAGTTTGATTCTTTTTTAAAATATTTTTATTTTTTACAGTTATCAAAAAAAAGCATGTCAGAAATACCTGAATTTAGGATTTTAGCAATTTGCATATGATTAAGACTATATGTAATATCATAGATACTTTTTCAATGTCTGCTATTTTGTTAGATAATGAATTTAAAATTTTATATTTAAATAATTCCGCTTTAGAGGTAACTAAACTTTCATTGTCTGATGCTAAAGGAAATGATTGTAGTATTTATTTTCCAGATATTAATTTTTGTTTAGCCAATAAGTCAAAATCTGTAGAAACAAGATATATAGATACTAGTGGTAAAACTTTTGATATCGTTTTAAAATATGAAGAAGTGCTGTCAGATCTTTGCTCTGGTTTATTATACATAACTTCTGATCCTAAAACAGCGATTAATCAATCAAATTATTCTCAAATTAGATTAAATATATATAAAGAAAGACTTCATTTTTTTGAATCTTTTTTAAATCACTCCAATCAAGGAATTCAAGTTTTTAATAGTCAAGGTCTTTTGATTTATTTAAACAAAAGTGAAACGGCCAGACTTGGAATAAAATTAAGGCAACACACCCAATATCACATCTGGGAGATTGAATCCTATTTTGAGAATGAACTTCATTGGAAAAATGTAATAACAGAACTTAAGGCAAATAATCATTATAGTTTTTTATCAAAAAACATCCAAGACAATGGGAATGTTATTAATTTATCTGTAAATATTCAGTACAGAAAAATTAATGATGAAGAATATTTTGTTTTGACAAACACTGAAGTTTCAGATTATCTGATTCAAAAACATGTAGTTGAAGAAAAGGCCGATCAAGTTGTGCTATTTAATAAAAATATTCCGGCGGTTGTTTATCAATTTGTTGTTGATAAGAGTAAACAAGGGTATTTTACGTATGTAAATGAATCATTCGAAAAGATGTTTGGTTTTCAATTACCATTATTTGAGAAAAATTGGATCACTTGCTTAGAATTTGATGTGTCTTATTTAGAGCCATTTTTGAACTCATTAAATAATGTCATAAAACAGAAAGAAGAATATAATTATACCTGGAAATTAATGTTGCCTTCCGGCGTGAAAAAGTGGTTTCAAGTAAATGCGTTACCTACCTTATTAGAGGATAAAATAATTTACAGTGGAATAATTTTAGATATAACAGAACGAAAAGAACAGGAAGCCGAAAATAATAAAAAGCAAAAATTTAACGAAACTATTTTAGACAATATCCCAGCCGATATAGCTGTTTTTGATCAAAATCACAATTATCTTTATGTTAATTCAACTGGGATAAAGAACGAAGAGATTAGAAAATGGCTTATAGGTAAAAATGATTTTGATTATTGTGATTTCAGGGGAGTAGATACAACCATGGCAAAATCAAGAAGAAAACTTTTTGAAGAAGCTATGCGAACACAAAAGCAAGTAGAATGGATAGATGAATACCATAAGGAAGGTAAAGATAGTTATGTAATGCGAAGATTTTCACCGTCTATCATTGATGGTGAATTTAAATATATGATTGGTTATGGTGTTGATATTACAGAATTAAAAAACACACAGAATATTGTAATTAAAAACCAACAGCGTAATGATTTAATATTACAATCTTCATTCGATGCTGTAGTGAAATTTAATGCAAATGGAGCAATTACTTTTTGGAATCCCAAAGCAGCACTATATTTTGGTTG
This region of Flavobacterium lacustre genomic DNA includes:
- a CDS encoding PAS domain-containing sensor histidine kinase yields the protein MSAILLDNEFKILYLNNSALEVTKLSLSDAKGNDCSIYFPDINFCLANKSKSVETRYIDTSGKTFDIVLKYEEVLSDLCSGLLYITSDPKTAINQSNYSQIRLNIYKERLHFFESFLNHSNQGIQVFNSQGLLIYLNKSETARLGIKLRQHTQYHIWEIESYFENELHWKNVITELKANNHYSFLSKNIQDNGNVINLSVNIQYRKINDEEYFVLTNTEVSDYLIQKHVVEEKADQVVLFNKNIPAVVYQFVVDKSKQGYFTYVNESFEKMFGFQLPLFEKNWITCLEFDVSYLEPFLNSLNNVIKQKEEYNYTWKLMLPSGVKKWFQVNALPTLLEDKIIYSGIILDITERKEQEAENNKKQKFNETILDNIPADIAVFDQNHNYLYVNSTGIKNEEIRKWLIGKNDFDYCDFRGVDTTMAKSRRKLFEEAMRTQKQVEWIDEYHKEGKDSYVMRRFSPSIIDGEFKYMIGYGVDITELKNTQNIVIKNQQRNDLILQSSFDAVVKFNANGAITFWNPKAALYFGWSSENVLGKRVYDVIFPKSTRNFHAEDVEQYLMTGKGYTFNKLLELSGINKNKGEFPIEITILPLTETNEDVTFCAFIRDITSRKSKELEILKANQLLKNQNTELEQFTYITSHDLQEPLLTLISLSELLLEEYTEVLDEEGKLFVEFINKSANRMRALIAGLMEYARIDKREALEEIDCNELLKIVLTDLDDRIKRNTAVVTIENLPVLKAYPTYLRLLFQNLISNAIKFKKVNGTPEIIISGIERDKDWVFTVSDNGIGIAKKNIEQIFTIFKRLNSQEEYEGYGIGLAHCKKIVSLHGGDIWVDSVLEEGSRFNFTITKKI
- a CDS encoding DNA polymerase III subunit gamma/tau produces the protein MDDNGTKISALSLSSIRAKKALEENNKGIVKEVTHLPTEAFSETEMLLHWNKYAQRLGDKGYKIMESLLLINDPKLNGTAISIELPNEGSKLDFESELNGLLGYLKGHLHNHDITIEVIVNESFESKRSFNDQDRYNRLHEINPNIELLRTTFGLDINA
- the ppk1 gene encoding polyphosphate kinase 1; protein product: MLEQKYIDREKSWLAFNARVLQEASDESVPLLDRLRFLGIFSNNLDEFFRVRFAAIRRLSLTGISGEKYLGGVSAQQLLKDITEIVINQQAESLEILSDIEAKLETENIFTIDENNVSAEQRNFIKDFFVQKVSPELVTIILNDLAQFPLLKDTSGYLAVKLVMNSKDKAVSLNETKPKLEVRYAVIEIPKTINRFVVLPSENEKQYVIMLDDVIRLNLSRIFDIFDYESVSAHMIKITRDAQLDIDSDLSKSMLEKIATSVKDRRIGEPVRFIYDQSIEKDTLKYFLSNMGIDATDSIIPGGRYHNRRDYMDFPNLGRFDLLYKSNPPLQIPGLSLDENIMKKIALKDYMIHAPYQSYSYVIKFLREAALDPKVTSIKITLYRLAKNSQIISSLINAAKNGKKVTVQIELQARFDEASNISYAEQMQTEGIELIFGIKGLKVHSKICVIERIENKKVKRYGIISSGNFNETTAKFYTDVTLFTCHQKILKDISKIFDFFEINYRIHRYKHLIVSPHYTRTRFYKMIDREIVHAIAGRKTYMKLKMNSLSDFDMIDKLYEASRAGVKIQLEVRGICSLIPGITGMSENIEAISIVDNYLEHSRIYIFGNAGLTEVYISSADIMTRNIDGRVEVTCPIYDQDIKQELIDIFDLAWKGNVKARYHSHKLDNKYRERGDNPVFRAQLETYKYYQNKITVEEEIV
- a CDS encoding SixA phosphatase family protein; the encoded protein is MKNLILIRHAKSSWEAPLKDFDRPLIKNGILDAHLVSSNISDFIPKTYLIWSSPARRASDTALIFAQNIVYPIESIVYKKELYTFDENQLEKEIKLCDNSFESVILFGHNEAITNFVNKFGDVFIENVPTSGFVSLQFDTDSWVNINKGKTKKTVFPKDLK
- a CDS encoding Ppx/GppA phosphatase family protein, which codes for MIKIKKYAAIDIGSNAMRLLIANIVEQDGKETQFSKSSLVRVPIRLGQDAFTVGAISEENIERMCDAMKAFNLLMKVHKVERYMAFATSAMREAYNGKEVVAIIKKKADIKIEIIDGKKEAAIIASTDLHHLLKTDKTYLFVDVGGGSTEFTLFSNGKMIISRSFKAGTVRLLNNMVCDVVWDEIEKWIKTNTSDYDEVTLIGSGGNINKLFKMSGKQQEKPLSYIYINSQYAFLNSLTYEQRIAELGLNSDRADVIIPATRIYLNAMKWSGARNIYVPKIGLADGIVKAMYYGKI
- the dnaX gene encoding DNA polymerase III subunit gamma/tau — translated: MEQFVVSARKYRPQTFKDVVGQKAITNTLLNAIESNHLASALLFTGPRGVGKTTCARILARKINQPGYDDPNEDFAFNVFELDAASNNSVDDIRNLIDQVRIPPQTGQYKVYIIDEVHMLSSAAFNAFLKTLEEPPKHAIFILATTEKHKIIPTILSRCQIFDFKRITVKDAKEHLADVAESQGVNYEDDALHIIAQKADGAMRDALSIFDRVVSFCGSNLTRQAVTENLNVLDYETYINVTDLILENKIPELLMAFNDILSKGFDSHHFVSGLASHFRDLLVSKTPSTLSLLEVGEQAQKMYGIQAQKCSQDFLLKGIEIANDCDLKYKVSQNQRLLVELCLMQLASITFDGEKKKLSNI